One Flavobacterium cerinum genomic window, ATTTACCTCCTGTTTTAGGTGTTCATTTGTATGTCATTAAAAATAGCAGTCTCGCCGAAATGGTACTTCCGGATGCTTATATAGCTCATTTTTATCTGGAAGAAGGTAATCCGGGATTAGGGATAACTCGTGAAAATGAAAAAACGTCCTTTCATGTTGATTTAGGCTTAGCTGGTGAAGAATTGATTTTAGAAGGTCAAACAACCTATTGGCTGGCTTTTGCACCTGAAGTGAATACGATTGACTTACCGGAAGATCAGATGTGGTATTGGTATACGGGAGATGGAGGAAGCCATGATCCTAGGCGATTGAAAACGGGAGCAACAAGTTGGGAAAACGATAATGTACCTTTCGCTTTAGCCTTTAGTATAGAAGGAGAGAATGAGGTATTGGGGAGATCGGATTTCGGTAAAGGAACTGTTTCCGAAAAGGTATTCCCAAATCCGTCAAATGGTATTTTTACGATTGCTTCTGATAAAGAGATTACTTCTGTCGAAGTTTATACACTAACGGGACAATTGCTGCTGAAAGGGAATTCTCCAAAGGCAGATCTGACAGATTATCCCAATGGAGTTTACCTGTTAGTTGTTAATTATGCAGATGGTTATAGTTCTAATAGAAAACTGATTAAGAATTAAATCGGTAAAGAATCGTGGTAATTTTCAAAACACGTATCTCAGGATAGTGTAAAAATAAGCGATGATTAAAATAGGATTTTAAAGAAAGTACTAGCTTATAAGTCTACTTGTTGTAAAAAAGAAAAAAGGAATCAATTCCCTTTTTTCTTTTTTGATTTATAAGGTTAGTATAGCACCGTAATCAGAAAGTCGGTCCAAAGCTTCCCGGCTTGTATGATCAAAACTATTGGTGTCTTCCATATGTTCCTTTTTGGCTTTAATCCGTCGAAGAGAATCGTAAAAACGACGTACTTCATCCAGTGTAGTTAATATCGGTCTTGGAACGGCTACAGTGTTACCGTCATCGTCTTTGGCGACCATTGTAAAGTAGGAAGAATTACTATGCTTTATTTTTCCGGTTTGAATGTTTTGTGATATAACCCGAATACCTACCACCATCGAACTTCGTCCTACATAATTCACACAAGCTTTTAATGTGACCAGTTCGCCTACTTCAATCGGACTTAAAAAATCAACGGTATCTACAGACGCCGTCACACAATAACGTCCCGAATATTTCGAGGCGCAGGCAAATGCAATTTTATCCATTAAAGAAAGAATATAACCACCGTGTATTTTGCCGCTGAAGTTGGAATGAGACGGCAACATTAACTCCGAAATACTAATCCGGGATGTGTTGATTTTTTTCGAGTCCGTATTCATAATTTATTCGGTTAATTCGTTATTGGCATTAGCTCTGTTGATAATACTTTCGGGTAAAGCCTTTTTAGCTTTCGCTCCCATCTTTTTAAGTTTTTCTACACTTGTGATCAGATTTCCTTTTCCGTCAACCAATTTATTCATTGCACCCTGATATTCTGTTTTGGCTTCGTCCATCTTTTTACCGATCTTGATAAGATCATTTACAAAACCTTCAAATTTATCATATAAAGCACCGGCCTGTCGGGCAATTTCATAAGCGTTTTCCTGTTGCTTCTGATTGGTCCACATACTGTCGATAGTGCGAAGCGTAGCCAGTAATGTCGATGGTGTTACAATAACAATATTCTTTTCAAAAGCTTTATTGTATAAAGTAGCATCTTCGTTTAAAGCAATCGCAAAAGCCGGTTCCATCGGAATAAAAAGCAATACGAAATCCGGACTTTCCATTTGATACAGATCATGATAGTTTTTACTGCCCAATTGCTCCACGTGACGCTTAATGGAACTAACGTGTTCTTTCAGATAATGAACACGGGTAGTTTCGTCATCTTCGTTAACATAGCGTTCATAAGCCGTAAGGGAAACTTTTGAATCCACGATCATTTTCTTTCCGTCCGGAAGATTAATCACTACGTCCGGCTGAACACGGGCGCCTTCTTCTGTTACAAAACTTTGTTGTACTTCATATTCACGGCCTTTTTCCAAACCGGATTTTTCCAACACTTTTTCGAGAATTAATTCACCCCAGTTTCCTTGCATTTTAGTATCACCTTTTAACGCTTTGGTCAGGTTCAGCGTTTCTTTGCTCATTTGCTCATTCATTTCCCGTAAGCCTAGTATTTGCTGACGTAAAGCAGCGTGATAGTCGATACTTTCTTTGTGTGTATCTTCTACCTTTTTCTCAAACAGATGAATCCGCTCTTGTAAAGGGGATAGTATGTTTTTTAAGTTTTCTTTGTTTTGTTCGGTGAATTTTGTGGTTTTTTCTTCCAGGATTTTATTAGC contains:
- a CDS encoding T9SS type A sorting domain-containing protein, which codes for MKRRLQALAFCCLTVFVSFSGWSQEIQIPVLDLVSETVIFNQDVWNEAVSAQNISTVTMTKKVLLADDFLLAHQSKITGFHFFGQFGTTVSENLPPVLGVHLYVIKNSSLAEMVLPDAYIAHFYLEEGNPGLGITRENEKTSFHVDLGLAGEELILEGQTTYWLAFAPEVNTIDLPEDQMWYWYTGDGGSHDPRRLKTGATSWENDNVPFALAFSIEGENEVLGRSDFGKGTVSEKVFPNPSNGIFTIASDKEITSVEVYTLTGQLLLKGNSPKADLTDYPNGVYLLVVNYADGYSSNRKLIKN
- a CDS encoding acyl-CoA thioesterase encodes the protein MNTDSKKINTSRISISELMLPSHSNFSGKIHGGYILSLMDKIAFACASKYSGRYCVTASVDTVDFLSPIEVGELVTLKACVNYVGRSSMVVGIRVISQNIQTGKIKHSNSSYFTMVAKDDDGNTVAVPRPILTTLDEVRRFYDSLRRIKAKKEHMEDTNSFDHTSREALDRLSDYGAILTL
- the rmuC gene encoding DNA recombination protein RmuC, giving the protein MSQTLVILAAFIIALAIGVFIGKLLFSARSQSEKSGLEERINGLLLQIDQLKQQFSQERSQLDQLLVQSNTEKENIRTEKEALIIQLSKKEADFENLWERNKEQKEEVNQLQEKFTKEFENLANKILEEKTTKFTEQNKENLKNILSPLQERIHLFEKKVEDTHKESIDYHAALRQQILGLREMNEQMSKETLNLTKALKGDTKMQGNWGELILEKVLEKSGLEKGREYEVQQSFVTEEGARVQPDVVINLPDGKKMIVDSKVSLTAYERYVNEDDETTRVHYLKEHVSSIKRHVEQLGSKNYHDLYQMESPDFVLLFIPMEPAFAIALNEDATLYNKAFEKNIVIVTPSTLLATLRTIDSMWTNQKQQENAYEIARQAGALYDKFEGFVNDLIKIGKKMDEAKTEYQGAMNKLVDGKGNLITSVEKLKKMGAKAKKALPESIINRANANNELTE